GCCAATCCAGGGCTGGCCACCTTTTCTCATCACCAAAGATGCCGCACATTCGTGTTTTTATCATAATGGTTTAGAATGCACTTAGAGTGGTGGGATTAACATCTAAGCAAGTTTATAGGCATGGACTTAAAGGATATCCTGGAGATACATGCTGCTGGCTCCCTTACCTCCCTGAATTTGAATCCTGGTAGCTGTTGtaaatgcatatgtacacactAGAAATGATCTTATATAGCACATAGTGCCATTAGAGCTGAGTCAGGGGCTCTGTCTACAAAGCTCCGTGGATCAAAGTGAAACCCAATACCCAGCCAGTGAGCAGTcattggagaggaaaggaagctCACTTGTGAAAAGGTgggaagaaaacaacaacaaaaaccgaaTTGCccataccccccacccccactccagtgcagaaaatattaaatacaaaaacaaaaccttgcttGCTTGGGCCAACTGCATTTCAGACTTCAAGTAGCCACCACAGGCTCGGGTGTTTCCAGAGGGCCAGAGCAGGAGGCCTGTGCTGCAGGGATGTACTGGGCATGCTCAAGGCCAAAGGGCAAGAGACTGCTCTGCTCAGCTGCCTGGCAGCCCTCAGGACTCGGGGACTCGTCCGTCACAGGCTTCCAAACAAATGCAGCAGCTTCATTGCAGTGACTGCCATCTGCCCACACTGCTATTTAACAAAGCTGAAGCTGTgaaagggaggggtggggcttttCTTCTACCCATTACTAACCAAGCAGAAGTCGCCCAAGCGCCCAGCCGCTCAGCCCTTCACTTCCTTtccatacacacagataaacctCTGAGCCCTGCCAAGggcacctggggcctgaccagtCAAAGACCCTCCACGGTCATGCCTCAGCTCACCGTGAGTACAGTCATCAAGCCAGCCCCATGGGCTCTatgtggtatttttaaaaatcagcacaAAGGCTTAAGCACGTGCTTCTGGGCCTATTTACAGTTCACAGGTTGGTGAGTTCACGCATTACAGTAGTAGCTCCATCAAAAACAGGCTCAGCTAAAACATTCAAGTAACAAAAGCGCTAAGGGGCCGTGAGCCCCAGCAAGGTCAGGCCTGCCCACTGCCTGCAATGGGCAGCCCcaccaggaggctgagggaggaggccaGGAACAGCTAGGACCCGCAGTCAGTGCATGCGATGACGAAGCCCGAAGAGACCATGCCGGCAAGTGTCAGCCCCTCACATAGCATCATGTCTGCTTCTGCCCTCTCGGTGCTTCTGGGCTGGCCGCAAAGGAACCAGGGCCTTCACAGCCCAGCTCAGCCATGCACTTCCGGGCCACCGGAGGTCACCAGCTTGGCCTTTCTTTCCACGCATGGCCCCTTGGCAGAGTACTGCACCAGGAGAAAGGGCTCCTTTGTCTCGCCATCACCCACGATGCTCTCCTCGTCCTCTGACTGGCTGATGCGCTGCAGCCGCAGGTAGCACCAGCAGCCCAGGATCAAGGCCCCCAGGGCAGCAATGGCGATGAGGATGACAATGACTGTGACCACCCCCGTGGTGGGGCTGTGGTCCATGATAGACATGGTCAGTGCTTGGAGGGGCTTCTCTGCTGGAAAGTTCTTGGTGTGGCTGGCTCAACAAGGCTGGAATTCGGGCTGCACAGGACAATCCTGAAAGACAAAGCCAGGAAAGGCTATACCAGGGGCTTGGCAGGGGACTCAGCCACCCAGTTGGCCCTTGCTGGGGTCTGTTTTTAAGTTCGTGAACTCAACCGGCCCTCAACCCAGTGACAACCGTGGGATTTCCTTTCCACTGTGTCTGCCCAGATGCTCACCCACCCTACTTCCCCCAGCGACTTCTGACACCCAGGTGTTTCCGTTGTCAGTAAGTCACTCTGGTGGAAAGGGAAATGGGCACCATGACAGTTGAGGCAGAGGCCGCAAGAGGACTGGCCACTAATCTGGTTCTTCTGTTGAAGGCATACAttgttttttgtctgtctttcaacagtctccctctgtagcccaggctatctcaCTCATGATTCTCTGGCCTCAGCCGTCTGAGCCTTAGGAtcccag
This Peromyscus maniculatus bairdii isolate BWxNUB_F1_BW_parent chromosome 8, HU_Pman_BW_mat_3.1, whole genome shotgun sequence DNA region includes the following protein-coding sequences:
- the Snn gene encoding stannin, translated to MSIMDHSPTTGVVTVIVILIAIAALGALILGCWCYLRLQRISQSEDEESIVGDGETKEPFLLVQYSAKGPCVERKAKLVTSGGPEVHG